The following proteins come from a genomic window of Alnus glutinosa chromosome 10, dhAlnGlut1.1, whole genome shotgun sequence:
- the LOC133879773 gene encoding putative disease resistance protein RGA4, with the protein MAEQLLLVPAEQIIETLGSLAANKIALLWGLEHELQSLTDTVSTIKDLLLDAEEKNAAGDPAVRRWLGRLEDAMYDADDLLDAVSIEALRREILTRDNKAKQVRIFFSKSNQLLYRLKMAPKIKAMRERLDSIYAEGDRFHLKVRPVETCVGGNRGNTHSFVRAEAVIGRDDDKKAVIHRLLDSNVEDNVSILPIVAIGGLGKTTLAQLIFNDDQIQNHFQLQMWVCVSDPFHVKNIVEKILEAATKNKPQPAEMNTLVGKLKEEIDGKKYLLILDDVWNEDHEKWSELKDVLMGGASGSRILVTTRSEKVARISGTVQSYSLRGLKEDESWCLLKQLAFEKGKEPEETSSIAAVGREILKKCSGVPLAIRTIGSLLHFKNSEAEWSSFKENKLSKIDQNEKDILPTLKLSYDHLPSYLKHCFAYCSLFPKDYVFKKSTLIQLWIAQGFVKSCDDQNQCLEEVANEYFKDLLWRSFFQEAETDVFGDINYCKMHDLMHDLAILVAGSLITTLDDKKRSLHEKTRHVSIVDYYDINASSITTSLCNASSIRTFLCIPTYTFPSHSTSFNILDCEAIFSGSKFLRVLDLHRRNLELLPSSIGKLKHLRYLDLSNNRNLKELPNSIFRLQNLQTLKLEYCFNLEELPSSIVELKHLRHLYLSHNLNLKKLPNSISKLQNLQTLNLSFCYLLEELPSSIVELKHLRYLDISRNKKLKKLSNSISTLQNLRMLDLSFCDNLEELPSSIVELKHLRCLDLSEDKNLKKLPNFISKLQNLHTLNFSFCFRLEELPRDMKELVNLRHLKMQGCNRLTYMPRGLGLLTNLETLSKFVVHKDPLSQQSSGLKELKGLNNLRGELVITNMRHGKDGASECKEANLKAKQHLHGLSLQWSTEGGVNASDVIVDDEMLLEVLQPHPNLKELRVKGNWGSRLPSWLLSLTNLKSLVLSRMDAMEYILDSGYSNEFSYSFIPSLKEIKLKNCPNLKGWWRRDSSVEVNSDGHNSIENTEDPLLPSFPPCLSQLLILNCPMLTSMPTFPHLEELLCLSNASWKPLQQTMMMNMGAPQSQTSTAKASSSSTPLSKLKFLQLDSLEDLETLPKEWLKKLTSLNSLTIRSCNRLNSLFPGIQHLAALQDLNLYDCPELELANVEDEMQCQGLKSLLSLEFSCLPKLVSLPLGLQHGTTLQRLRISDCENLMAIPEWIHNCTSLQVLEIDGCSSLASLPEGMRSLTSLRRLEIKNCPNLLQRCKREVGEDWPKIAHIPELELQYPDSGIDSSFYLNPSWKFK; encoded by the coding sequence ATGGCCGAACAACTTCTCCTCGTCCCTGCCGAGCAAATCATTGAGACTTTGGGCTCATTGGCTGCCAATAAGATCGCATTGCTCTGGGGTCTCGAACATGAGCTTCAAAGCCTGACCGACACCGTTTCAACAATCAAAGACCTGCTTCTGGATGCGGAGGAGAAAAATGCTGCAGGAGACCCAGCAGTTAGACGTTGGCTCGGAAGGCTAGAAGATGCCATGTATGATGCCGATGACTTGCTGGATGCTGTTTCAATTGAAGCTCTACGGAGGGAAATACTGACCCGTGATAACAAGGCCAAACAGGTAcgcattttcttttccaaatcaAACCAGCTTCTCTATCGTCTTAAAATGGCCCCTAAGATTAAGGCCATGAGAGAGAGGTTAGATTCCATCTACGCCGAGGGGGATAGATTCCACTTGAAGGTACGCCCTGTGGAGACATGTGTCGGGGGAAACAGGGGTAACACTCATTCTTTTGTACGTGCGGAAGCAGTTATTGGTCGAGACGATGATAAGAAGGCTGTTATCCACCGTCTGCTAGACTCCAACGTCGAAGACAATGTTTCAATCCTTCCAATTGTTGCCATCGGTGGATTGGGAAAGACTACACTCGCTCAACTCATTTTCAACGAtgaccaaatccaaaaccaTTTTCAGCTCCAAATGTGGGTGTGCGTCTCTGATCCCTTCCACGTTAagaatattgttgaaaaaatCTTAGAAGCTGCAACAAAGAATAAACCACAACCCGCTGAAATGAATACGTTGGTAGGTAAACTTAAAGAAGAAATTGATGGAAAGAAATACTTGCTCATCTTGGATGACGTGTGGAATGAGGATCATGAAAAATGGTCTGAATTAAAAGACGTGCTGATGGGTGGTGCAAGTGGCAGTAGAATATTAGTGACTACACGCAGTGAAAAGGTTGCAAGGATTAGCGGGACAGTTCAATCATATTCCTTAAGGGGTTTAAAGGAAGACGAGTCATGGTGTTTATTGAAGCAACTGGCATTTGAGAAAGGAAAAGAGCCGGAGGAGACTTCAAGCATCGCAGCAGTTGGGAGGGAGATACTAAAAAAGTGCTCTGGTGTCCCACTGGCAATAAGGACAATTGGAAGTTTACTACACTTCAAAAATTCAGAAGCAGAGTGGTCGTCTTTTAAGGAAAATAAACTCTCAAAAATAGATCAAAATGAAAAAGACATCTTACCAACTTTAAAGTTGAGTTATGATCATCTTCCTTCATATTTGAAGCACTGCTTTGCTTATTGCAGTTTGTTTCCAAAAGATTATGTGTTTAAAAAATCAACATTGATTCAGCTCTGGATAGCACAAGGGTTTGTCAAGTCATGTGATGATCAAAACCAATGCTTGGAAGAGGTTGCTAATGAGTATTTTAAGGATTTACTATGGAGATCATTCTTTCAAGAAGCTGAAACGGATGTCTTTGGTGACATAAATTATTGCAAAATGCATGACCTGATGCATGATCTTGCCATATTAGTGGCAGGATCGTTGATCACCACATTAGATGATAAGAAGAGAAGCCTTCATGAGAAAACTCGTCATGTTTCAATTGTTGATTACTACGATATCAATGCTTCATCAATTACAACTTCATTGTGTAATGCAAGTAGCATACGAACATTTCTTTGTATTCCCACTTACACTTTTCCTTCTCATTCCACTTCTTTCAACATTTTAGATTGTGAAGCAATTTTTTCAGGTTCCAAGTTCTTGCGTGTTCTAGACCTACATAGGAGAAATCTTGAACTTCTGCCAAGCTCTATTGGGAAGTTGAAGCATTTAAGATATCTTGATCTTTCTAACAACAGGAATCTCAAGGAGCTACCCAATTCTATATTCAGGTTGCAGAATTTGCAGACATTAAAACTTGAATATTGTTTCAATCTTGAAGAATTGCCAAGCTCTATTGTTGAGTTGAAGCATTTAAGACATCTTTATCTTTCTCATAACCTCAATCTCAAGAAGCTACCCAATTCTATATCCAAGTTGCAGAATTTGCAAACACTAAATCTCTCATTTTGttatcttcttgaagaattGCCAAGCTCTATTGTTGAGTTGAAGCATTTAAGATATCTTGATATTTCTCGtaacaagaaattgaagaagctATCTAATTCTATATCCACGTTACAGAATTTGCGGATGCTAGATCTCTCATTTTGTGACAATCTTGAAGAATTGCCAAGCTCTATTGTGGAATTGAAGCATTTAAGATGTCTTGATCTTTCTGAGGACAAGAATCTCAAGAAGTTACCCAATTTTATATCCAAATTGCAAAATTTGCATACACTaaatttctcattttgttttaGACTTGAAGAATTGCCAAGAGACATGAAAGAATTAGTCAATCTCAGGCATCTTAAGATGCAGGGATGTAATCGGTTGACTTATATGCCACGTGGATTGGGGCTACTCACTAATCTCGAGACGCTATCAAAGTTTGTGGTCCACAAGGATCCTCTCTCTCAGCAGAGCAGTGGGTTAAAAGAACTAAAGGGACTAAATAACCTGAGGGGAGAGTTAGTTATTACAAATATGAGACATGGGAAAGATGGTGCGTCAGAATGTAAGGAAGCAAATTTAAAAGCGAAGCAACATCTTCATGGTTTGTCTTTACAGTGGAGTACTGAAGGAGGTGTCAATGCTTCAGAcgttattgttgatgatgagATGTTGTTGGAAGTCCTCCAACCGCACCCAAATCTGAAAGAGCTTCGTGTAAAAGGAAATTGGGGTTCAAGGCTTCCAAGTTGGCTTTTGTCACTCACAAATCTCAAATCTCTTGTTCTTTCCCGAATGGATGCTATGGAGTACATATTAGACAGTGGTTACAGCAATGAGTTCTCTTATTCTTTTATCCCATCTCTCAAGGAAATCAAGCTCAAAAATTGCCCTAATCTCAAGGGGTGGTGGAGGAGAGATTCTTCCGTGGAGGTCAATAGTGATGGTCATAATTCCATTGAAAATACAGAGGATCCTTTACTCCCTTCCTTTCCTCCTTGTCTCTCACAATTATTGATCTTGAATTGCCCTATGTTGACTTCCATGCCAACGTTTCCACATCTTGAAGAATTGTTGTGCCTTAGTAATGCTAGCTGGAAGCCACTGCAACAAACAATGATGATGAATATGGGAGCACCGCAAAGCCAAACGTCAACAGCAAAAGCCTCCTCTTCATCCACTCCTCTCTCAAAATTGAAGTTTCTACAACTCGATTCCTTGGAGGATCTAGAAACTCTACCAAAGGAGTGGTTGAAGAAGCTCACTTCTCTCAATTCTTTAACGATAAGGAGCTGCAATAGATTAAATTCTCTCTTCCCAGGTATACAACATCTCGCTGCCCTTCAAGACCTTAATCTTTATGATTGTCCTGAGCTTGAGCTAGCCAATGTTGAGGATGAGATGCAATGCCAAGGTCTTAAGAGCCTCCTCTCTTTGGAGTTTTCATGTCTTCCGAAATTGGTGTCTCTCCCATTGGGACTTCAACATGGGACCACTCTACAAAGGCTCAGGATTTCAGATTGTGAAAACTTGATGGCTATACCAGAGTGGATCCACAACTGCACATCACTGCAAGTGCTTGAAATTGATGGATGCTCTAGTTTGGCATCACTGCCCGAAGGAATGCGTAGCCTAACGTCTTTGCGGAGGCTGGAAATTAAAAACTGTCCCAACTTATTGCAAAGATGCAAGAGAGAAGTGGGTGAGGATTGGCCCAAGATTGCTCACATCCCAGAGTTGGAATTACAGTATCCAGATTCAGGTATAGACTCATCATTTTATCTTAATCCTTCATGGAAATTTAAGTAA